The Diorhabda carinulata isolate Delta chromosome 4, icDioCari1.1, whole genome shotgun sequence genomic interval TTCCCGGAAGATgagaaaaactgatttttaataattatacttttcaagaaaatgaatgCTTATATCTTATAGAGGtagttttctataatttcctTCATTTCCACGTAATTTCATTATTCTCGCAGGACTTTTTTGTTAAgtttatattctaaatatatatattttatatatacatttttttacctTCACCctttcaacattaaaaaaaactttctatttctaaaaaattctgaATTGTCATGCAACTTAAGTTTAGCCAAGagaaataatttccaaattctATTATAGACAGCAACCGAAGGTGCCCAAACACAAATCTATTGTGCCATAGAAAATGGTTTGGAAAAATACAGTGGGCAGCATTTCCATGATTGCAAAATGGTTAAAAGGTACAAGAGTGCCGATGACCCAGCTTTGGCTAAGAAACTTTGGGAAGAAAGTGAACGAATATGCAAAGTTAATGGAGTTTCTTACAATTAATTGAGAATAtctcaaatttaattatattcagaTTAACTTTTAGTACAAATATTGCCATTTGCATCATATTCTAAggtaataatttcatttcttggCACCCTTTACAGACATCTGTTCAATTGCGAGTCaaaaaaacattgttattttttttgttctatttctaATACAAatcgttttaaaatttgtatacaaTAGATATAAGTTGTAattaatttacataaaacacaaattaatttaaatcaattacgTTGTACTATTTGTTGTACCAGACcagattcaaatattttagatggTTCCCATTCCACCGGGTCAATCTTTCACAATGGCAGGAATTCCATAATAATGATTCTATATTGGGATTAGAAGTTCATTAATCCTTAATCTACACTACAtgggttataaaaaaaatttatccttaaattattgatattaaacacactaccactataccaacattTACGATTATACTGTTTGGCGCGCGTTTTGATAAATAACTCATCATCTTCAGGTGCTGAAGAAAGTTTACCTTCAGAACGcacgtcaaacagtgtaattgagaGTGTTGGTCTAGAACAGTGGGATACTAGGGGTTGTTGAGTACATAGGTCCGTCGTGTCCCACTCAAAATTTTCgacttgaaaaatatattaatatattgtataagggaaatatcttttaaaaaacaaaagttatttaatgtaaaatacaAGTTTTTTGAAGCAACGGTGTCCCGATAGGACTGCTGTTAGTATTCTTAGATGGTTTTTACTCGGGTTGATACAATCAGCAAATCTTCTCTgattatagtttcccagaagagtttTTGCTTGTCTCGGCCCCtataggttgtcccaataattggttttgctcttTTCCAGAGCTTTTGCCATTGTTCTGGGTTCAGGTCCCATGCCTCCACATTAGTGAGCTTATCAGTTATTTCATTCCAGTGTGTCCCATAATCCATTATaggataatttaatttttctttcctaACCTTTCTAGACAATCCCAAACAagttggattttatgatattggagcttagatctctaatggctgcttgactatcagacaggatgatgatcttcTGATCTTCTGTTCAtgatagttcctctctagattgaactgaacatatttttcaattgcatagatttctgcttgaaaaatgcttggtgtgttGCCCACATTTTCAAAGAGTTAGGTTCTGGGCCattacactcctattccagttctatCTGCTGCTTCAGATCCGTCaatataccatttaatggcatttctgttcatttcttgtatggtgttttcATCCCACTTCTACAGCTTAGTAttgaggtaaattttttttcaaagctaaacttttttgGTCCATTATCCTGAGGCATGTCACAGGTTTGATCATTATTTAGGACACTTTTGTGATTTTGTGTCTTTGGTGATTTCATCTCTAAACATTAGAAATGGTGTTTTCTTTGCCACACTTTCCAGTAATATACAGAGAGGTGGGAGACTATTGCACATAAGcagccagtctttgtacctttgagCGATTGTTGAATATGGAATTCAGACTAGTACCTCAACCACTGCATGACTAGATGAAAtcggaaataaaaattaactgatTTTAAATCACAATATTCTTTTCAAACTCTTTAATTCATAGTAACAAtcaaaaacaagttttcatGTTTTACATGCTGCAAACTTGCTACTAGATATGTTTCAACAATTATTCAACTAATACTCCTTTTTCTGTCTAAACCCCCTTTTTCTTTTCAACATTCCAATTCTCAGCGTGTCCTCATCATCTTCCATTTGATGTTCCCATATTTTAAGATGGTTTGGTAGATATATCAAACCACCCAGTGTTAGAGCTGAAACAGTTAACTTTccataaataatttctatttacaaatttaattaGTTGTATTTAGATGTACTAAAATGATTGCCTTACCATTTAAAATACATGGAAATACTACATAAAAGTTAAATGTAGAAGCTCGAAAGTAAACAGTTTCTGAAAGATAAAGAATAATGTTTGAAATAAGGGAACAAACTCCCATGCTAACAACCCtgaaaaaaaacaacaaattataaaaaaacataatattgtCTTTATATACTTACGGTTTGTAATGAATATACAATGTACAGTGGACTAAAACTAAAGcttttaaaattgaatacaCTCCTAATACTCTGGTTGCAGTGAATTCTCCTACAAATGATTATATAAGGAAACggaataacaaaatattacaaatcCACTCCTACCCAAGTGATTATACCTACCATCTACATATTCATCTAAATCGGATATAGTTTTACTAAGAAACGATCTTTTTTCTATGTAACTCCTTATAGCGGTACCTAAATCCATAAAAGCAACAAAAGCTATCCATCCTCTGAATGCATACATAGTTCGTTTATCCATCTTTATGTGTGTAAGTACTTTCCGAATATGTTCAAATATAGTATTTCAGTCGTGTTTTCCATGTGAAAACTGAATTCATTCTACtgcaaaatacattttttgcattgtgaataatttcctaaatcatttttataaatttccattaGCGATACATAACCTTATAAAagtactttcttcttttttaaagcTATTACCAAAATTTATATGCACATAGATAAATTACAACTACTCTTGGACAGCTACAGTTAGAGCTTTCTAATGAAATTCGTGGGC includes:
- the LOC130892210 gene encoding uncharacterized protein LOC130892210 — translated: MDKRTMYAFRGWIAFVAFMDLGTAIRSYIEKRSFLSKTISDLDEYVDGEFTATRVLGVYSILKALVLVHCTLYIHYKPVVSMGVCSLISNIILYLSETVYFRASTFNFYVVFPCILNALTLGGLIYLPNHLKIWEHQMEDDEDTLRIGMLKRKRGFRQKKEY